Genomic segment of Panicum virgatum strain AP13 chromosome 9N, P.virgatum_v5, whole genome shotgun sequence:
TTGAGGGGAGAAGGGGAGCGGATCGGTGCGCGTCGTGGGGTCGGGTCGTTGGCCTCGGCCCACCAATCCCAGCTAGCTACCCGTTAATAGTTGTTTGGTTCCAGGAGTTAAATTTTAAACTATGTCACATTCAAAagaatttttatatttattaatatcaaataaaatcagattacaaaactaactgcagaattcTGGGACTAAATTGTGAAACGAATTTAATGAGatatattaatccataattagcggatagttactgtagcacaaatgtagcaaattatggattaattaagctcattagattcgtctcgtaaattagcacccatctgttaaaaaaatttataaataaattttatttgatattcTTAAATAGTAAAATTCCTTTTGATCCTGGGCACGGGCCACCATTCTACACTCTCTTACCACTGTCGCGCATGATTGCCGATCGGTTGATTAATGGTCCGCTGCTCCCGGACGTGATGTGTGTCTGTGCGCCCTCGCCCTCAGGGGCGAGTTCTGGACCCGCGCCACCGACAAGCAAGACCGATCTGGGACCAATTCATACTGCTAGATGACCCTGCAGATTCAGATCAGGATCCCCGGCCGGCCCTGGCGTCGAAAGGTCTGTGCGCCCAAAAGCACCCGGTGGCCGTGAAACTTTACCATCGGCGAGGTGCGAGGACGAGCGCCGCACGGGCATGAATATGCCTGCGAGACTTTATCAACAACGAGGACGAGCTCGGTTGCACGACGTAGTACGTGGGGAAGCTTCCAGCTCGGGCTCCACACCAACCTAACATCAGCTCTTGCGCCTTTCCGCGCGGCTGCGGCGCGTGACCATCATTCAGGGTCCAGATAGCCAAAAGATCCGGCAACAGAAGCAGGTGGTGATAACAAGGCATGATGACGCACACCCCCTGCTGCTCGGACCAGAGACCAAGAGGCGCGGCAATCATGTACTAGTATTCGACAGGAGGCAATGGGCACAAACCTGCAAAGCAACGCCTCAACCACCTGTCCCAGCGAGGGTTGATCCATTTTTCACCTTAGTTAACCCCGACCAACAATACCCACAGCAGCGAAACGGAACGGGGCAGGTTGGAAATGCTGACAGACATAGGAACACAAAGTTTTTCCAATCAAAGCAAACACGCTGTTCCGGAGCAGCGTATTGATAGTACATACCTGCAGCTCCAAGATAATAGGGCAGAGAATTCGCAGTACACTGATAAATCACCAGGCGCCCACTCAGCAAAGCTGCTGGCAGGAGATAAGGTATCACTGCGAACGGGACATGAGGTCAAGCGGCTCTCTTGAAGGGGTCCTTGGCATGGTTGGCGCCATTGTGGTGGCGAAGGAAGTCCCCAGCGTTTCCTCCTTTGCTGTTCCGGCCACTTCCAAATGCCTTCTGATCACCTTCCCTCACTTTGCTGTTCTTGTCGCGGTACCCGGTTGTAGCCGAAATGTCCTCTGGCTTCTTCCCGCGAGATGGCGGTGCACCGTGCGGTCCAAGATATATGTTCTCTGTATCCTTGGTGGGCTGTAGTGAAAAAAAAAGCATCGATGTAAAGTTAGGGACAGCAAAGCTAGGTATGAATGCACAATGATCATCAACCATGTGACGCAACCAGTGCAAGTTTGCTGTCCTGTGGTATGCGAGCATGTTTCTTGAAAAACAGTCACAAGAGTGTCATATCATTTTACAGCTAGTTGGCCCCCATTCATGCAACAAAGAAATGAAGATACCCTGATGTTTTGCTTTCGTAAAGGGACCCAGAATAATGGAATGATTAGAAAAAGGACCTTTGGAGGTGGTTGAGGATCAGAAACCCGTGTAGCCTCCCAGTCACCAAGATCGGATTCTTCAACACTCAAACTTGGGATCACAAAGTCATCATTATCTATAACACATGTAAAACACAGTATGTCAGAATATGTTTCCTAGAAAACAAACCAATCCTCATTCCAAGGAAAGATTAAATGGACTAACATTTACCTATGACTTTATGAAATCAAAATGTggtcacaacaacaacaacaacaacaacaacaacaacaacaacaacaacaacaacaacaaagccttttgtcccaagcgagttggggtaggctagagatgaaacccaaaagacacaaaggtcaaggttcaggcacattgatagctagtctccaagcgctcctatccaaagctaactCCTCAGGGATATcccaatctttaaggtctctcttaaccgactcgtcccaagtcagtttaggtctacctctatccctctttaccttatcaacacgctttagcaccccactacgcaccgtcACCTCCGGAGGACTCCGTTGGACatatccaaaccatctcaaccgatgttgggtaagtttctcctcaattggtgccacccctaccctttcccgaatagcttcgttccggactctatccctccttgtgtgcccgcaaaaccaccgtaaCATCCGCATCTAATAGGATAAATGAAGCACAAACATAAATGAGGGCAGATGCATCAAAGAGAAAACTAAATGATAAAGTCTACTCAAAGAATGAACAGAAAATAACGAACTTACATAATCAAATCAGCAGAAGCATATCATAGCTAACTAAAACAGATCTAGCAAGCATATCAGATTAAACTAATATGGGAGCAACAAAAACTCATGTGGATAGGAGACAGATTTCAGAAAGTGAAGCATGCTGCCAGTGCTTCCAAATTATTGTTGCATATTTTTAGAGCATATTAACTCAATATGCTTTAAAATTCCCTCATTATTATTCCTCCATAGGCCTTCAGAGGGCACAAACGCATTGCAGGTGCAAACAAAGGGCACGTAAAGTGTGACTTCTTTGGCCTATCACTAGACTTACTGGACCAGCATACTGATGTGAAGTACTGACACCCACATGTCATCTCTATCAGAGATCAACAAAAGCCTGCCATCCAACTCATATAAACATAAACCAGCCCAATTCAGGTCACAACTCAAACTCAAGGAACCTATAATCATTAATGGGGCCAAGACAGTATGCAATGAAATAAACCACGAAGTAACAGTAACAGAACCTAACTTCACTGATCCACCATGAAAAAGCCACGTAGTTCCAGCCACAGGATGTATGCCAATTGCCATATGGGAGATGTCACGTGACAAATCTATGTCCCTATGGCAAACAGTTTCTACAACTTAGCCAAATTAGAAGGCAACACTGAAGACAGGTAACCAAAGCACCCTAAGCATGCTTCAAATCACAGCTCTACTTGCAATATCATTAATGCTTAGCTTCCCTAAGGACATGGATCAGGCACTATACACCAAATTTCATGAATATTCCTTTTACCCAGCTCTTCTCCCCTCTGCACATTC
This window contains:
- the LOC120691550 gene encoding uncharacterized protein LOC120691550; the protein is MDPHRLTGPAASDADDWDNDDFVIPSLSVEESDLGDWEATRVSDPQPPPKPTKDTENIYLGPHGAPPSRGKKPEDISATTGYRDKNSKVREGDQKAFGSGRNSKGGNAGDFLRHHNGANHAKDPFKRAA